The DNA segment GTGGTTGTGGTGTAACGATACTTTGACGTCAGCCGGCCCAGGTGCGTCGTCGCCTGCTGCTTCCATTGCTGCAACGGCTTCGGCTACCGCTTCGATGGGAACCGGTTCGGACTGTTCCTCGAGGAAATAGAGTGCATATCGCCGTCGCTGAGCACCGAGTAACTCCAGTACCGCGTCTACTTCGACCATGTCGTGGCGATGAGGTGTCCAGTGGATAAAAGAATAGCGCCGCGAACAACAGCGTTGTTCTCGAAGAAAATACTGTTTAGAGAGAGAACGCGTTCGTTGAGGCGCAAGTACCACCAGTGAATCGACGAACGTACGCTTTGTGAGGGCGTCCGTCTGGAGAATGTCAGACTCAAATACCACGATCGGTAGCCGACGAAAAGATCAAATCACGTTGGTGATATGTCCAGATGAATGCGTAGACGAACATACATT comes from the Natronosalvus amylolyticus genome and includes:
- a CDS encoding DUF7344 domain-containing protein translates to MVEVDAVLELLGAQRRRYALYFLEEQSEPVPIEAVAEAVAAMEAAGDDAPGPADVKVSLHHNHLQKAGEYEFIQYDSEKGVVELLDSPPQFDLLLTVANVLEQPE